A region of Desulfuromonas thiophila DNA encodes the following proteins:
- a CDS encoding CidA/LrgA family protein, producing the protein MLRSWTILLGLQALGELGVRLCHLPLPGSVLGMVLLLAALRCGLVREEAVRPAAELLLTHLSLLFVPAGVGVLLYFDLIRLHFWPLVLATLGSTLVVLALTGWTYRLLARPGEGS; encoded by the coding sequence ATGCTGCGCAGCTGGACGATTCTGCTGGGGCTGCAGGCCCTCGGTGAGCTTGGGGTTCGCCTGTGCCATCTGCCGTTGCCGGGCAGTGTACTCGGCATGGTGCTGCTGCTGGCGGCCCTGCGGTGCGGTCTGGTGCGCGAGGAGGCCGTGCGGCCGGCCGCCGAGCTGCTGCTGACCCATCTGTCGCTGCTGTTCGTGCCGGCCGGTGTCGGCGTGCTGCTTTATTTCGATTTGATCCGCTTGCATTTCTGGCCGCTGGTGCTGGCTACCCTGGGCAGCACGCTGGTGGTGTTGGCCCTGACCGGCTGGACCTATCGCCTGCTGGCGCGGCCGGGGGAGGGCTCATGA
- a CDS encoding LrgB family protein encodes MTPWSETPLFGLVATLVLYELACRVQRRWPLALLNPVVLTIAALIALLQLAQIPYDHYRHGGDLLLFLLGPAVVALGLPLYQRRAEIVRQLRAIVLAVLAGALGSVLSACGLVLLCGGDRLLALTLAPKSVTTPIAIGIADTIGAITPLTAAVVVLTGCLGALIGPGFCRLIGLRDPLAMGLALGTAAHGLGTGRMLEIHRGGGALAGLAIGLNGLLTALLIPLLLWLLEWLGVLVG; translated from the coding sequence ATGACGCCCTGGAGCGAAACGCCGCTGTTCGGCCTGGTGGCGACGCTGGTGCTGTATGAGCTGGCCTGCCGGGTGCAGCGGCGCTGGCCGCTGGCGCTGCTCAATCCGGTTGTCCTTACCATCGCCGCGCTGATTGCCCTGCTGCAGCTGGCGCAGATTCCCTACGACCATTATCGTCACGGCGGTGATCTGCTGCTGTTTCTGCTCGGACCGGCGGTGGTGGCGCTGGGTCTGCCGCTCTACCAGCGCCGCGCTGAAATTGTGCGGCAGCTGCGGGCCATTGTGCTGGCAGTGCTGGCTGGCGCCCTGGGTTCTGTCCTCAGTGCCTGTGGCCTGGTGTTGCTCTGTGGCGGTGACCGGCTGCTGGCGCTGACCCTGGCGCCCAAGTCGGTGACCACGCCCATCGCTATTGGTATCGCCGACACCATTGGCGCCATCACGCCGCTGACGGCAGCGGTGGTGGTGCTGACCGGCTGCCTCGGTGCGCTCATCGGCCCGGGCTTCTGCCGCCTGATTGGTCTGCGCGATCCTCTGGCCATGGGGCTGGCGCTGGGTACCGCGGCCCACGGCCTGGGTACCGGCCGGATGCTGGAGATTCATCGCGGTGGCGGCGCCCTGGCCGGTCTGGCCATCGGACTCAACGGTCTGCTGACCGCCCTGCTGATTCCGCTGCTGCTGTGGCTGCTGGAGTGGTTGGGGGTTCTGGTGGGCTGA
- a CDS encoding PaaI family thioesterase — protein sequence MKQVGEARDGAESLCPPIDLVGEPDWQPFDAPALVGASLRFVSGEPDGNRYRVRYYRDAHQQLQARVWFGPETEGPPGHAHGGSMAAVMDEVLGLAAWAAGHAIVVGNLNVSFRTLLPLETVVTVESAVVSAQGRKVLVEGRIRQGDTVYVEAQCLCITLPDQSPASRQDAR from the coding sequence ATGAAGCAGGTTGGAGAAGCGCGTGACGGCGCCGAGTCGCTGTGTCCGCCGATTGATCTGGTGGGCGAGCCCGACTGGCAGCCGTTCGATGCGCCGGCATTGGTGGGCGCATCGCTGCGTTTTGTTTCGGGCGAGCCCGACGGTAACCGTTACCGGGTGCGTTACTACCGTGATGCCCATCAGCAATTGCAGGCGCGGGTCTGGTTCGGGCCGGAAACCGAGGGGCCGCCGGGGCATGCCCATGGCGGCAGCATGGCGGCGGTGATGGACGAGGTGCTGGGGCTGGCGGCCTGGGCGGCTGGTCATGCCATCGTGGTCGGCAATCTCAACGTCAGCTTCCGTACCCTGCTGCCGCTGGAAACGGTGGTGACGGTGGAGAGCGCGGTGGTATCGGCCCAGGGGCGCAAGGTGCTGGTGGAGGGCCGTATTCGCCAGGGTGATACGGTGTATGTCGAGGCCCAGTGCCTGTGTATCACGCTGCCGGACCAGTCGCCGGCGTCCAGGCAGGACGCACGCTGA
- a CDS encoding HAD family hydrolase gives MLRIEIPGAAPLQLEHLICDYNGTLACDGQLLAGVAERFAALSGQLQLHVLTADTHGTVAAQIAGLPCQLAVIPPTDQQAAKQRYLHQLGADRCAALGNGRNDSLLLRDAALGIALLQQEGLAVMALQAADLLCTSCLDAFDLLLQPARLQASLRC, from the coding sequence ATGCTGAGGATTGAGATTCCCGGCGCCGCGCCGCTGCAGCTGGAACACCTGATCTGCGACTACAACGGCACCCTGGCCTGTGATGGCCAGCTGCTGGCGGGGGTGGCCGAGCGCTTTGCCGCCCTTTCCGGCCAGCTGCAGCTGCATGTGCTGACGGCCGATACCCATGGCACCGTCGCAGCACAAATCGCCGGCCTGCCCTGCCAGCTGGCCGTCATTCCACCAACGGACCAGCAAGCCGCCAAGCAGCGTTACCTGCACCAGCTCGGTGCCGACCGCTGCGCCGCCCTCGGCAACGGCCGCAACGACAGCCTGCTGTTGCGCGATGCCGCCCTCGGCATCGCCCTGCTGCAGCAGGAGGGGCTGGCGGTCATGGCCCTGCAGGCAGCCGATCTGCTGTGCACCAGCTGTCTCGACGCTTTTGACCTGCTGTTGCAGCCCGCCCGGCTGCAGGCCAGTCTGCGCTGCTGA
- a CDS encoding pyridoxamine 5'-phosphate oxidase family protein — protein MVSSDLKAYFDATEGVGVLSTVGADGSVNSALYARPRCFGDELAFIMLHRQSYDNLQQHPQAAYLFLEKSPGYRGLRLQLSLLRQEQDPARIAALLAQRGRQLRTDEPRSLVYFRVDAVQPLLGANRNPHAED, from the coding sequence ATGGTTTCATCCGACCTCAAAGCTTACTTCGACGCCACCGAAGGCGTCGGTGTGCTGTCCACCGTCGGAGCCGATGGCTCTGTCAACAGCGCGCTCTATGCCCGGCCACGCTGCTTTGGTGACGAACTGGCCTTCATCATGCTGCATCGCCAGAGCTACGACAATCTGCAACAGCATCCGCAGGCGGCCTACCTGTTTCTGGAAAAATCGCCCGGCTATCGCGGTCTGCGGCTGCAGTTGAGCCTGTTGCGGCAGGAACAGGATCCGGCCCGCATCGCCGCCCTGCTGGCCCAGCGTGGCCGGCAGCTGCGCACCGACGAGCCCCGCTCCCTGGTGTACTTCCGTGTCGATGCGGTTCAGCCGCTGCTCGGCGCCAACCGCAACCCCCATGCTGAGGATTGA